A window of Oscillatoria nigro-viridis PCC 7112 contains these coding sequences:
- a CDS encoding RNA-guided endonuclease InsQ/TnpB family protein produces the protein MLTNYVYKLRPNQTQDIKMSAWLDMLRSQYNWSLNDRINQYNQQFIQGDYCDLRTQSKACPLTCFVSKNGATGNPWKDSKVDKEGKIRNPRRSAGDIQITALPELKVSRPWYAGIDSTVLQQNVKRLDTAYKNFFDGRGFPSFKNRSNFKSFTYTMGVKIQGNKIYLPKLGWMRFHNSRSIPNGFTIKACTVRKRQNGWYISVRIEDSTIPEHTPKTIGDKPKVLGIDLGLTKLVHLSDGYQIDNPKFSTNKKAKRTLKIRQRRVIRKVKGGKNRKKAAIRVGKFHQKISDKREAYQWKVAHKIASRKVDIIAIEDLNISGIMRRCKAKTDEKNGRFLKNGQSRKKGLNRAISDASWGNLGLKVVYLAAKQGKTVVKVNPKYSSQECRNCGHTEKANRENEKFICNQCGYHEHADIGAAKTIRDRALSIVRGDSAKLGASSPKRPKDISTLKSSKRAEFGNPSNRDIKNAIS, from the coding sequence GTGCTAACAAACTACGTCTATAAACTACGCCCAAATCAAACCCAAGACATAAAAATGTCCGCTTGGCTTGATATGCTGCGAAGTCAGTACAACTGGAGCTTAAATGACCGAATAAATCAGTACAATCAGCAGTTTATTCAAGGGGATTACTGCGATCTTAGAACTCAATCCAAAGCTTGTCCCTTAACCTGCTTTGTGAGCAAAAATGGTGCAACAGGCAACCCATGGAAAGACTCAAAAGTAGATAAGGAAGGTAAGATAAGAAACCCGCGTAGAAGTGCCGGAGATATTCAGATAACTGCGTTACCTGAATTGAAGGTTTCTCGCCCTTGGTACGCGGGTATAGATTCGACGGTTCTGCAACAGAACGTTAAACGCCTCGACACAGCCTATAAGAATTTCTTTGACGGTCGAGGCTTTCCCAGTTTCAAAAACCGCAGTAATTTTAAGTCCTTTACTTACACAATGGGTGTGAAAATCCAAGGCAATAAAATTTACTTACCTAAGCTGGGATGGATGCGCTTTCATAATTCGCGTTCCATTCCCAACGGTTTTACCATCAAAGCTTGTACGGTAAGAAAGCGTCAGAATGGTTGGTATATTTCTGTCAGAATCGAAGACTCAACTATTCCTGAACACACACCCAAAACTATCGGGGACAAGCCCAAAGTTTTAGGTATTGATTTAGGGCTTACTAAACTGGTTCATCTCTCCGATGGCTACCAAATAGACAACCCTAAGTTTTCAACCAATAAGAAAGCTAAACGTACTCTGAAGATTAGACAGAGACGGGTTATCCGTAAAGTTAAAGGCGGTAAGAACCGCAAGAAAGCAGCCATTAGAGTCGGTAAGTTCCACCAAAAGATTAGCGACAAGCGCGAAGCCTATCAATGGAAGGTTGCCCACAAAATTGCATCTCGCAAAGTGGATATCATAGCTATTGAAGACTTGAATATTTCTGGGATAATGCGTCGCTGTAAAGCGAAAACCGATGAGAAAAATGGAAGATTTCTGAAAAATGGTCAATCCAGAAAGAAAGGTTTAAATAGAGCCATCTCTGATGCGAGTTGGGGTAATTTGGGGTTGAAAGTCGTGTATCTAGCTGCGAAGCAGGGCAAGACAGTAGTTAAAGTTAATCCTAAATATTCCAGCCAAGAATGCCGGAACTGTGGACACACTGAAAAAGCCAACAGAGAAAATGAAAAATTCATTTGTAATCAGTGCGGCTATCACGAACACGCCGATATCGGTGCGGCAAAAACCATCAGGGATAGAGCTTTGTCAATAGTACGCGGGGACTCCGCGAAACTTGGCGCATCGTCGCCTAAACGCCCAAAAGATATCAGTACGCTCAAATCGAGCAAACGTGCTGAGTTTGGGAACCCTAGCAATAGGGATATTAAGAACGCAATTTCTTAA
- a CDS encoding DUF4258 domain-containing protein, with amino-acid sequence MSYTEDYFAKENAMHITYHAGQRMNHRGITKEMIELTIQYGEVQDEVRTLSREAAARLVVELQRQMKIAKKLEETGLSRDAAARFIAELQRQMKIAKKVLDKGGLTVVTASSDESVILGGTIIFDETILITTYNCASQKKSRKWGGKKNRFRSCNQIERAFRFHNKT; translated from the coding sequence ATGAGCTACACAGAAGATTATTTTGCTAAGGAAAACGCTATGCACATTACCTATCATGCCGGTCAACGAATGAATCACCGTGGCATTACGAAAGAGATGATCGAACTCACGATTCAATATGGAGAAGTTCAAGATGAGGTAAGAACTTTGAGTCGAGAGGCAGCAGCGCGCTTAGTCGTCGAACTTCAGCGCCAGATGAAAATCGCCAAGAAACTTGAGGAAACAGGTTTAAGCCGAGATGCAGCAGCGCGCTTTATCGCCGAACTTCAGCGCCAGATGAAAATCGCCAAGAAAGTTCTCGACAAAGGCGGTCTTACCGTTGTGACCGCTTCTTCCGATGAGAGTGTAATTCTTGGGGGAACCATCATTTTTGATGAAACTATCCTCATTACTACATACAACTGCGCTTCTCAGAAGAAGAGTAGAAAGTGGGGAGGAAAGAAAAATAGATTCCGTTCATGTAACCAGATCGAACGGGCGTTTAGATTTCATAATAAAACTTAG
- a CDS encoding AAA family ATPase, with amino-acid sequence MRTINDWLALAQRGIKIVGLEYYTPDRIRVLAQFHNWGQELQLPVFFWNSGYSCLQEIVSRDGQCILQNTDLHRDSDVLEFLLESKREGIYILEGVLDFDESGQVSSRLGFQLANAYYHSSWSAVPQFWVMLENYIQLPVNLQPLIPVLTTPLPSRVAAQQVVELFCDRHPGLDDKSDEVLQGALVRACQGLPQGEIELILERSLAFASTVEEMAPLVLDHKVNKLRGRGLEFIAEADVPDAGGLDLLDESLSKVASLLSPEAEKYGLKFPKGMILWGPPGTGKSLSAKLAAKKMGVPLLAADWGSIVGSSRPDLALRELLELTQALSPTILYWDDFDKGFAGWDSNADGGVSRRLSGKLLTWMQEHQYPIYIVATVNRLGMLPPELIRRFDDIFFVDLPHEGAMYEIFNLHLKKYFPEFRNACISPWTDDEWRILLRDYRLCTPAEIGNAVRKCAEEIYYRDRVQGKRPDELKVTLNDLRQQRYQFTPSMLRDEEQILAIRNQATYARSASGEDRSRFSIPLQELFG; translated from the coding sequence ATGCGTACCATTAATGACTGGCTCGCTCTGGCCCAAAGAGGTATTAAGATTGTCGGGCTGGAGTATTACACGCCTGACCGAATCAGAGTGTTAGCACAGTTCCACAATTGGGGGCAGGAACTGCAGTTGCCTGTTTTCTTTTGGAACTCTGGGTACAGTTGCTTGCAGGAAATTGTGAGTCGGGACGGTCAGTGCATCTTGCAAAATACTGACTTGCACCGAGATTCTGACGTGCTTGAGTTTCTATTAGAGAGTAAGAGAGAGGGAATTTACATTCTTGAGGGAGTGCTAGATTTTGATGAATCCGGTCAGGTGAGTTCGCGTCTGGGGTTTCAACTGGCAAATGCTTACTATCACTCATCTTGGTCTGCGGTTCCTCAGTTTTGGGTGATGCTGGAAAACTACATACAATTGCCGGTGAACTTGCAGCCGTTGATTCCCGTACTGACGACTCCATTACCATCCCGAGTTGCAGCGCAACAGGTGGTGGAGTTGTTTTGCGATCGCCATCCTGGGCTTGATGACAAAAGTGATGAGGTATTGCAAGGTGCTTTGGTTCGAGCTTGCCAGGGGTTGCCCCAAGGTGAGATCGAGTTAATTTTAGAGCGATCGCTAGCTTTTGCTTCGACTGTGGAGGAAATGGCGCCGTTGGTGCTCGACCACAAGGTTAACAAGCTGCGGGGGCGAGGCCTAGAGTTTATTGCCGAGGCAGATGTGCCGGATGCAGGTGGTTTAGACTTGCTAGACGAGTCGCTGTCAAAGGTGGCTTCTCTGTTGAGTCCAGAAGCAGAGAAATACGGACTCAAATTTCCCAAGGGAATGATTCTCTGGGGGCCGCCGGGTACGGGCAAAAGTCTGAGTGCTAAGCTTGCGGCTAAGAAGATGGGAGTACCGCTGTTGGCGGCTGATTGGGGTTCGATTGTCGGTTCTTCCAGACCAGATTTAGCTTTGCGCGAATTGCTGGAACTGACTCAGGCTTTAAGTCCTACAATTCTCTATTGGGATGATTTTGATAAAGGTTTTGCAGGGTGGGATTCTAATGCAGATGGCGGAGTTTCTAGGCGCTTATCGGGGAAGCTTTTAACGTGGATGCAAGAGCATCAATACCCAATTTATATCGTGGCGACAGTTAACCGTTTGGGGATGTTACCGCCGGAATTAATTCGTCGCTTTGATGATATTTTCTTTGTGGATTTGCCTCACGAAGGGGCGATGTATGAAATTTTTAATCTTCATCTCAAAAAATATTTTCCTGAGTTCCGCAATGCTTGTATTTCGCCTTGGACGGATGATGAGTGGCGGATTTTATTGAGAGATTACAGGCTTTGTACGCCAGCAGAAATAGGCAATGCCGTGAGAAAATGTGCTGAGGAGATATATTATCGCGATCGGGTACAAGGGAAACGACCGGATGAATTGAAAGTGACTTTGAACGACCTCCGACAACAGCGCTATCAGTTTACGCCGTCGATGCTGCGCGATGAAGAGCAAATTTTAGCGATTCGCAATCAAGCGACTTATGCTCGATCGGCTAGTGGAGAGGATCGATCGCGATTTTCTATTCCGTTACAGGAATTGTTTGGTTAG
- a CDS encoding N-6 DNA methylase → MKSEKILWQMLNIFRRHPHFTKYDSTQVALQILAWAKLSVNERLPSDLQLTKESQLTTFPELFNSFKKLSEYPELGENKAAFEDIAYLLHRDVSWGVVVDAIDFALDSAKNNLLNYFDFPEDFYLSFLSHGSPMPIEVIKVMSALAGELKEKTVYCPYDSLCLIAREVGKQGGIPSIETPWVSPIPWLISILTDANIHTIVSSDPLQRPEFLKEGNVQKFDFTIAFPPFGQKIDIEVVERDFFNRFKERTSSGSVLTLRHIIAQTEGKAIVAIPGNILFSRGAEHSLREDLLNQGMIEAVISMPPALLPFTAIPFSILILNTRDKASTVRFVDGAAEQFSTRDGRNRSKLVNWKLLIETFHKSNDEAIVANIPTIHILENDANLEVSHYLLPPAQKVVRHLLSRNETRKLSHLVEFLRPSKPLPKNETEGILALEVGLSDFPNYGYLTTPKRQVLLSPKVFNSQEKKSFLCPGDIIILVKGSAGKLAITPDNVPPVGPNAWVANQSSLIMRPQDSIIDPRFLFMYLCSDVGETLLKGIISGATVPLIQLQQLKDVEIIVLDRAKQESIISTFNEQVQIQDQINHLQEQLQHLSKVHWDIPSSTRG, encoded by the coding sequence ATGAAAAGTGAAAAGATACTCTGGCAGATGCTCAACATCTTTCGACGCCACCCTCATTTTACGAAATACGACTCTACTCAAGTGGCTCTGCAGATTTTGGCATGGGCAAAGCTTTCGGTAAACGAAAGGCTTCCCTCCGATCTACAACTGACTAAAGAGTCCCAACTCACCACTTTTCCAGAACTTTTTAATAGCTTTAAGAAGCTGAGTGAATACCCAGAACTTGGTGAGAACAAAGCAGCGTTCGAGGATATCGCTTATTTGCTGCATAGGGATGTTTCTTGGGGCGTAGTTGTAGACGCGATCGATTTCGCGCTTGATTCCGCAAAGAACAATCTGTTAAACTATTTCGACTTTCCTGAAGACTTTTATCTTTCCTTTCTATCTCATGGATCACCCATGCCGATAGAAGTAATCAAAGTTATGTCTGCTCTGGCTGGAGAGCTGAAAGAAAAGACGGTCTACTGCCCCTACGACTCCCTTTGCCTTATTGCTCGTGAAGTTGGTAAGCAAGGTGGAATTCCATCAATAGAAACTCCCTGGGTGTCTCCTATCCCTTGGCTTATAAGCATCCTTACGGATGCAAATATCCACACTATAGTCAGCAGCGATCCTCTTCAAAGACCAGAATTTCTTAAGGAAGGCAATGTTCAAAAGTTTGATTTCACCATTGCATTTCCACCTTTTGGACAAAAAATTGATATCGAAGTCGTTGAGAGAGATTTCTTCAACAGATTTAAAGAAAGAACCTCATCAGGTTCTGTTCTTACATTGCGGCACATAATCGCTCAAACAGAAGGAAAAGCCATTGTTGCGATACCAGGTAACATCCTCTTTAGTCGTGGGGCTGAACACTCATTGCGAGAAGATCTACTCAATCAAGGAATGATTGAGGCGGTCATCAGTATGCCACCAGCCCTACTGCCTTTCACCGCAATTCCATTTTCAATTCTCATACTCAATACTCGGGATAAAGCCTCCACAGTGCGCTTTGTTGATGGAGCAGCAGAGCAATTTTCAACTAGAGATGGGAGGAACCGCTCTAAGCTTGTGAACTGGAAATTACTGATCGAGACCTTTCATAAGAGCAACGATGAGGCCATCGTAGCTAACATTCCAACTATACATATCCTTGAAAACGATGCAAATCTTGAAGTTTCTCACTATCTCTTACCTCCAGCACAAAAGGTAGTTCGGCATCTTTTGAGCAGAAATGAGACTCGCAAACTCTCTCACCTTGTTGAGTTTCTTCGTCCATCAAAACCTCTCCCAAAAAATGAAACCGAAGGAATTCTAGCGCTTGAGGTGGGTCTTTCGGATTTTCCCAACTATGGCTACCTCACAACTCCTAAGAGGCAGGTATTGCTGTCACCAAAAGTCTTTAATTCACAAGAAAAGAAAAGCTTTCTGTGCCCAGGTGACATTATTATTTTGGTAAAAGGAAGCGCAGGGAAACTCGCTATTACTCCCGACAATGTACCTCCGGTTGGCCCTAATGCTTGGGTAGCAAATCAGTCGTCGTTAATTATGCGTCCACAGGATAGCATCATCGATCCACGGTTTCTATTTATGTACCTCTGTTCTGATGTTGGAGAAACGCTCCTTAAGGGGATTATTTCAGGGGCAACTGTGCCTCTCATACAGCTACAGCAGTTAAAGGACGTAGAGATTATTGTTCTCGATAGAGCCAAACAAGAAAGCATAATTAGCACATTTAACGAACAGGTTCAGATACAAGATCAAATCAACCATCTTCAGGAACAGCTACAACATTTGAGTAAAGTCCACTGGGATATCCCTTCATCTACTAGAGGTTAG
- a CDS encoding type I restriction endonuclease subunit R, with protein sequence MFQQTPEYLYSEKPTIDQLISMGWQHIEGSWDNPQVTDRENFKQVLIGDRLKTAIKRINLDDNGNPWLDDTQVNAAVSQLEHLGAQRLMEANQAATKLLLKGTTVQGQDGKDQTVHFIDFEHPYRNEFLAINQYRVDPPWATGKGGFIVPDIVLLVNGIPLVVIECKSPNLDNPITEAIRDLLQYSNQRGSSQPEGAEKLFHYNQLMIAASRGRAAAGTIGANYEHYVEWKDTTPCPKAEIAAELGVTELNSRQMLIAGMLQPANLLDILRNFTLFKTSDRRTIKLAPRYQQYRAVHEAIRRLLHNPTHAQHGTDDQRGGIIWHTQGSGKSLTMVYLIRKIRTIPALRRFKIVVVTDRTDLEKQLSDTAALTGEPLQKAKNVKKLENYLKQPGAGLVFGMIQKFKGGEDSEEEEKIEPMPKNLNSSEYILVLIDEAHRSHASTLHTNLLTALPNCVRIGFTGTPIVQSAKKTTKQIFGDFIDQYNIRQSQEDKVTLPILYEGLEARGTVTQGDDLDKLFEIVFQDKTPEERAQIKAKYATKTQVCEARELIKAKAKDMLRHYCDRILPGGFKAQVVASTRLAAVRYQEAFLEAQRELVQQLETRAPILQTFDTETLENLEDAETRFLAQALPHLETIRSLEFAAVISADKDDDPNWKKWTDKSQQAINIANFKDPLAKNSLAILIVKSMLLTGFDAPLEQVLYLDRGMKEYELLQAIARVNRVYDDTKEYGLVVDYYGVNLAEALAIYEKVDTEAAWFDIREELPSLRDKHDKLIKLFSKSGCTIDDLDDCVDLLRDEILRVEFNNYLKDFLDTLDTILPRTEARSPYNFVRDAKKLGLIKKSVADLYRDQKLNIVSAKEKVRALIDQYIESQGIDPKVPPIDIMSLDFKTHVQRHRSIKAQAAEMEFAARHHIDIHYDEDPVYYKNLSDKLQEILESLAENWQEKVEALRKYIEEIQTGRQTDETGLDPKTQLPFLNILGEHSDKSLTEIAALTVEIVNHIRQELRRVNWDRPVVQEDLRKWIAGYLDDQDAVNYEQLESVADKLVQLARKNRSRLIL encoded by the coding sequence ATGTTTCAACAAACTCCTGAATACCTCTACTCTGAAAAGCCTACCATCGACCAACTTATCAGCATGGGTTGGCAGCATATCGAAGGCAGTTGGGATAATCCCCAAGTTACCGATCGCGAGAACTTCAAGCAAGTCTTAATTGGCGATCGTCTAAAAACCGCCATCAAGCGCATCAACCTAGATGATAACGGCAATCCTTGGCTCGATGATACCCAAGTGAATGCCGCCGTGAGTCAATTAGAGCATCTGGGCGCACAAAGACTAATGGAAGCGAATCAAGCCGCTACAAAATTACTCCTCAAAGGCACCACTGTTCAGGGACAAGACGGCAAAGACCAAACCGTCCACTTCATCGACTTCGAGCATCCCTACCGCAACGAATTCCTAGCCATCAATCAATACCGAGTAGACCCCCCTTGGGCAACAGGCAAAGGGGGGTTTATCGTCCCGGACATCGTGCTACTCGTCAACGGCATCCCCCTCGTCGTCATCGAGTGCAAAAGCCCCAACCTCGATAACCCCATCACCGAAGCAATCCGCGATTTGTTGCAATATTCCAACCAACGGGGAAGCAGCCAACCCGAAGGCGCAGAAAAGCTATTCCACTACAACCAGTTAATGATAGCCGCCTCTAGAGGACGCGCAGCAGCAGGAACCATTGGCGCGAATTACGAGCATTATGTCGAGTGGAAAGACACCACTCCCTGCCCCAAAGCCGAAATTGCCGCAGAACTCGGCGTTACCGAACTCAACTCGCGCCAAATGCTGATCGCCGGGATGCTACAACCCGCCAACCTCCTCGACATCCTGCGAAACTTTACCCTCTTCAAAACTAGCGACAGACGCACGATTAAACTCGCCCCCCGTTACCAACAATATCGGGCAGTCCACGAAGCAATCAGGCGACTCCTGCACAACCCAACCCACGCGCAACACGGCACCGATGACCAGCGCGGCGGTATCATCTGGCATACCCAAGGTTCTGGCAAAAGCCTGACAATGGTGTACTTGATACGGAAAATCCGCACCATCCCCGCCTTGCGCCGCTTCAAGATAGTCGTCGTTACTGACCGCACCGACTTAGAAAAACAACTGTCCGATACAGCCGCCCTGACAGGCGAACCCTTACAAAAAGCGAAAAACGTCAAAAAGCTAGAAAACTACCTCAAACAACCCGGTGCGGGCTTAGTCTTCGGAATGATTCAAAAATTCAAAGGAGGTGAAGACTCAGAAGAAGAAGAAAAAATTGAGCCTATGCCGAAAAATCTCAATTCTTCTGAATATATATTAGTGCTAATTGATGAAGCGCACCGATCGCACGCCAGCACCCTCCACACGAACCTCTTGACAGCATTACCCAATTGTGTCCGAATTGGTTTTACTGGTACTCCGATCGTTCAATCTGCCAAGAAAACGACCAAGCAAATTTTTGGTGATTTTATCGACCAATACAATATCCGCCAATCTCAAGAAGATAAAGTTACTTTACCCATTCTTTATGAAGGTTTAGAAGCCAGAGGTACAGTCACCCAAGGCGATGACCTAGATAAACTATTTGAAATCGTATTTCAGGATAAAACCCCAGAAGAACGGGCGCAAATTAAAGCTAAATACGCGACTAAAACCCAAGTCTGCGAAGCGCGAGAACTGATTAAAGCCAAAGCTAAAGATATGCTGCGCCATTATTGCGATCGTATCCTTCCCGGAGGTTTCAAAGCACAAGTTGTCGCCTCAACTCGCCTCGCCGCCGTCCGTTATCAAGAAGCATTTTTAGAAGCACAAAGAGAACTGGTGCAACAACTAGAAACTCGCGCCCCCATCCTGCAAACTTTCGACACTGAAACCCTAGAAAACCTGGAGGATGCAGAAACTCGCTTTCTCGCCCAAGCATTACCACATTTAGAAACAATCCGCAGCCTAGAATTCGCCGCCGTCATTTCTGCCGATAAAGATGACGACCCCAACTGGAAAAAGTGGACTGATAAGAGTCAACAAGCAATCAATATTGCCAATTTTAAAGATCCTTTAGCCAAAAACAGTTTAGCAATTTTAATTGTTAAAAGTATGCTATTGACGGGATTTGATGCGCCCTTAGAACAAGTTTTATATTTAGACCGAGGAATGAAAGAATATGAACTATTACAGGCTATTGCCCGCGTTAACCGCGTTTATGATGATACTAAAGAATATGGTTTAGTCGTAGATTATTACGGCGTGAATCTAGCAGAAGCTTTAGCAATTTACGAAAAAGTAGATACAGAAGCCGCTTGGTTTGATATTCGGGAAGAGTTGCCTTCATTGCGAGATAAACACGACAAACTCATTAAGTTATTCAGCAAAAGCGGTTGCACAATAGACGATTTAGATGATTGTGTTGACTTGCTTAGAGACGAGATCCTCCGAGTCGAGTTCAACAATTATCTTAAAGACTTTCTCGACACCTTAGACACAATTTTACCCCGTACCGAAGCCCGTTCTCCTTATAACTTTGTTCGAGATGCCAAGAAATTAGGTTTAATTAAAAAATCTGTTGCTGACCTTTATCGAGATCAAAAACTAAACATTGTCAGCGCCAAAGAGAAAGTCCGGGCATTAATTGACCAATATATTGAATCCCAAGGAATCGATCCAAAAGTTCCACCTATTGATATTATGTCTCTGGACTTTAAAACTCACGTCCAGCGGCATCGGTCAATTAAAGCCCAAGCAGCCGAAATGGAATTCGCCGCCCGCCACCACATTGATATCCACTATGATGAAGATCCAGTTTATTACAAAAACTTGAGTGATAAACTGCAAGAAATCCTCGAATCTCTGGCAGAAAACTGGCAAGAAAAAGTAGAAGCTTTGCGGAAATATATCGAAGAAATCCAAACAGGTCGCCAGACCGATGAAACCGGGTTAGACCCGAAAACTCAACTGCCATTTCTGAATATTTTAGGCGAACATTCTGACAAAAGCCTCACCGAAATTGCAGCACTAACCGTCGAAATTGTCAACCACATTAGGCAAGAACTTCGACGGGTAAATTGGGACAGACCTGTCGTTCAAGAAGATTTAAGAAAGTGGATAGCCGGGTATTTAGATGATCAGGATGCAGTCAATTACGAACAATTAGAATCAGTAGCAGATAAACTGGTACAACTTGCCCGTAAAAATCGATCTCGCCTAATCTTATGA
- a CDS encoding M48 family metallopeptidase: protein MTTVTFGDLSFKLRPSAKRRTIGITVERDGQLILATPPEVPMETLEKVVNDKRLWIHSKLIEKESFNPPTPAKEYVSGESFYYLGRSYSLKLVDGVEGKPPLRLYQSRFELQREAQAQGREVFIRWYGDRLSSILDTQIAVLVDRLEVSPRSVQVRDLGYRWGSCGHKGDLYFHWRVAMLPRSMIEYLAIHEMVHLIEPHHNHAFWDRVEQILPDFEERKRWLAENGVNYDL from the coding sequence ATGACAACAGTAACCTTTGGCGACCTTTCCTTTAAATTACGCCCGAGTGCCAAACGTCGCACGATCGGCATTACTGTCGAACGAGACGGTCAATTAATTTTGGCAACCCCCCCAGAAGTGCCAATGGAAACATTAGAAAAAGTCGTCAACGATAAGCGGTTGTGGATTCACAGTAAACTAATAGAGAAAGAATCTTTCAATCCTCCCACCCCTGCTAAAGAATACGTTTCCGGGGAAAGTTTTTACTATCTGGGACGCAGCTACAGCCTCAAACTGGTGGATGGCGTGGAGGGAAAGCCACCTTTGAGATTGTATCAAAGTCGTTTTGAATTGCAGCGAGAAGCGCAGGCGCAGGGGAGAGAAGTATTTATTCGATGGTATGGCGATCGCCTTTCGTCGATTTTAGATACACAAATTGCTGTTTTGGTCGATCGCCTCGAAGTTTCTCCCCGTTCCGTGCAAGTGCGAGATTTAGGCTATCGCTGGGGTTCCTGCGGACACAAGGGAGATTTATATTTTCATTGGCGAGTAGCAATGCTACCGCGATCGATGATTGAGTATCTGGCGATTCACGAAATGGTGCATTTGATTGAACCGCACCATAATCATGCGTTTTGGGATAGAGTCGAGCAGATTTTGCCAGATTTCGAGGAACGTAAGCGCTGGTTAGCTGAGAATGGGGTGAATTATGACCTTTAG